From Pseudomonas poae, the proteins below share one genomic window:
- a CDS encoding NAD-glutamate dehydrogenase, which yields MAFFTAASKADFQHQLQAALAQHISEQALPQVALFAEQFFGIISLDELTQRRLSDLAGCTLSAWRLLERFDHTQPQVRVYNPDYERHGWQSTHTAVEVLHHDLPFLVDSVRTELNRRGYSIHTLQTTVLSVRRGPKGELLEILAKGTQGEGIQQESLMYLEIDRCANAAELNVLSKELEQVLGEVRVAVADFEPMKAKVQDLLAGIDASPFSIDGEEKAEIKNFLEWLVGNHFTFLGYEEFVVRDEADGGHIEYDTSSFLGLTKLLRAGLTAEDLRIEDYAVAYLREPTVLSFAKAAHPSRVHRPAYPDYVSIREISADGKVIKEHRFMGLYTSSVYGESVRVIPYIRRKVAEIERRSGFQPKAHLGKELAQVVEVLPRDDLFQTPVDELFSTVMSIVQIQERNKIRVFLRKDPYGRFCYCLAYVPRDIYSTEVRQKIQQVLMDRLKASDCEFWTFFSESVLARVQLILRVDPKNRLDIDPLQLEKEVVQACRSWQDDYSSLVVESFGEAHGTNVLADFPKGFPAGYRERFAAHSAVVDMQHLLSLTEANPLVMSFYQPLGQVSGQRELHCKLYHADTPLALSDVLPILENLGLRVLGEFPYRLRHANGREFWIHDFAFIAAEGVNLDIQQLNDTLQDAFVHIVHGDAENDAFNRLVLTAGLPWRDVALLRAYARYLKQIRLGFDLGYIASTLNNHTDIARELTRLFKTRFYLARKLTADDLEDKQQRLEQAILTALDDVQVLNEDRILRRYLDLIKATLRTNFYQTDANGQNKSYFSFKFNPHAIPELPKPVPKFEIFVYSPRVEGVHLRFGNVARGGLRWSDREEDFRTEVLGLVKAQQVKNSVIVPVGAKGGFLPRRLPLGGTRDEIAAEGIACYRIFISGLLDITDNLKDGALVPPANVVRHDDDDPYLVVAADKGTATFSDIANGIAIDYGFWLGDAFASGGSAGYDHKKMGITAKGAWVGVQRHFRERGINVQEDSITVVGVGDMAGDVFGNGLLMSDKLQLVAAFNHLHIFIDPNPTPANSFAERQRLFDLPRSAWTDYDTSIMSEGGGIFSRSAKSIAISPQMKERFDISADKLTPTELLNALLKAPVDLLWNGGIGTYVKASTESHADVGDKANDALRVNGNELRCKVVGEGGNLGMTQLGRVEFGLNGGGSNTDFIDNAGGVDCSDHEVNIKILLNEVVQAGDMTDKQRNQLLASMTDEVGSLVLGNNYKQTQALSLAARRAYERAAEYKRLMSDLEGRGKLDRAIEYLPTEEQLTERASTGKGLTRPELSVLISYSKIDLKEALLKSLVPDDDYLTRDMETAFPPSLVAKFGEAMRRHRLKREIVSTQIANDLVNHMGITFVQRLKESTGMSPANVAGAYVIVRDIFHLPHWFRQIEALDHQVSADVQLELMDELMRLGRRATRWFLRSRRNEQDAGRDTAHFGPHLAALGLKLDELLEGPTREGWQTRYQAYTEAGVPELLARMVAGTTHLYTLLPIIEAADVTGHDAAEVAKAYFAVGSALDLPWYLQQISDLPVGNNWQAQAREAFRDDVDWQQRAITISVLQMADAPHDMEARVALWLEQHQDMADRWRAMMVEIRAAVGTDYAMYAVANRELLDLALSGQSVLQPA from the coding sequence ATGGCGTTCTTCACCGCAGCCAGCAAGGCCGACTTCCAGCATCAACTGCAAGCGGCACTGGCGCAGCACATCAGTGAACAGGCACTGCCACAAGTGGCGCTGTTCGCTGAGCAATTCTTCGGCATTATTTCCCTGGACGAACTGACCCAGCGTCGCCTTTCCGACCTGGCCGGTTGCACCTTGTCTGCCTGGCGCCTGCTTGAGCGCTTTGATCACACCCAACCGCAAGTGCGGGTCTACAACCCCGATTACGAACGTCATGGCTGGCAGTCGACCCACACTGCGGTCGAAGTCCTGCACCATGACCTGCCATTTCTGGTGGACTCGGTACGTACCGAGCTGAACCGCCGTGGCTACAGCATTCACACCCTGCAAACCACCGTGCTCAGCGTGCGTCGCGGCCCAAAAGGCGAGTTGCTGGAAATCCTGGCCAAAGGCACCCAGGGCGAAGGCATCCAGCAAGAATCGCTGATGTACCTGGAAATCGACCGCTGCGCCAATGCCGCCGAACTCAACGTGCTGAGCAAAGAGCTTGAGCAGGTACTGGGCGAAGTGCGCGTGGCCGTGGCCGATTTCGAGCCGATGAAAGCCAAGGTCCAGGACCTGCTGGCCGGTATCGACGCCAGCCCGTTCAGCATCGACGGCGAAGAAAAAGCCGAGATCAAGAACTTCCTGGAATGGCTGGTGGGCAACCACTTCACGTTCCTCGGCTACGAAGAGTTCGTGGTACGTGACGAGGCGGACGGCGGGCATATCGAATATGACACCAGCTCCTTCCTCGGCCTGACCAAACTGCTGCGTGCCGGCCTCACCGCTGAAGACCTGCGCATCGAAGACTACGCCGTGGCCTACCTGCGCGAGCCGACCGTGCTGTCGTTCGCCAAGGCTGCGCACCCAAGCCGCGTGCACCGCCCGGCGTATCCGGACTATGTGTCGATCCGTGAGATCAGCGCCGACGGCAAGGTCATCAAGGAACACCGTTTCATGGGCCTGTACACCTCCTCGGTGTATGGCGAAAGCGTGCGGGTGATCCCGTATATCCGTCGCAAGGTGGCGGAAATCGAACGCCGCTCGGGCTTCCAGCCCAAGGCGCATTTGGGCAAAGAGCTGGCTCAAGTGGTGGAAGTGCTGCCACGTGACGATCTGTTTCAGACCCCGGTCGACGAGCTGTTCAGCACCGTGATGTCGATTGTGCAGATCCAGGAACGCAACAAGATCCGCGTGTTCCTGCGCAAAGACCCGTACGGTCGTTTTTGCTACTGCCTGGCCTATGTGCCGCGTGACATCTATTCCACCGAAGTGCGCCAGAAGATCCAGCAAGTGCTGATGGATCGCCTGAAAGCCTCGGACTGCGAGTTCTGGACCTTCTTCTCTGAGTCCGTGCTGGCGCGTGTGCAGCTGATTCTGCGGGTAGACCCCAAGAACCGCCTGGACATCGACCCGCTGCAACTCGAAAAAGAAGTGGTGCAGGCGTGCCGCAGTTGGCAGGACGACTACTCAAGCCTGGTGGTCGAAAGCTTCGGCGAAGCCCACGGCACCAATGTGCTGGCCGACTTCCCGAAAGGCTTCCCGGCCGGTTACCGCGAGCGTTTCGCCGCGCATTCGGCCGTGGTCGACATGCAGCACCTGCTCAGCCTGACCGAAGCCAACCCGCTGGTGATGAGCTTCTACCAGCCGCTGGGCCAGGTTTCCGGCCAACGCGAGCTGCATTGCAAGCTGTACCACGCCGATACCCCGCTGGCGCTGTCCGACGTACTGCCGATCCTGGAAAACCTCGGCCTGCGCGTGCTGGGCGAATTCCCGTACCGCCTGCGTCACGCCAATGGCCGTGAGTTCTGGATCCATGATTTTGCGTTTATCGCCGCCGAAGGCGTGAACCTGGATATCCAGCAGCTCAACGACACCCTGCAAGACGCGTTCGTGCACATCGTGCACGGCGACGCCGAAAATGATGCGTTCAACCGCCTGGTACTCACCGCCGGCCTGCCATGGCGCGACGTGGCGCTGCTGCGTGCTTACGCCCGCTACCTGAAGCAGATCCGCCTGGGCTTCGACCTGGGTTATATCGCCAGCACCCTGAACAACCACACCGACATCGCCCGCGAGTTGACCCGGTTGTTCAAGACCCGCTTCTACCTGGCGCGCAAGCTCACCGCCGATGACCTGGAAGACAAGCAGCAACGCCTGGAACAAGCGATTCTGACCGCTCTGGACGATGTTCAGGTGCTCAATGAAGACCGCATCCTGCGTCGCTACCTGGACCTGATCAAGGCCACCTTGCGTACCAACTTCTACCAGACCGACGCCAACGGCCAGAACAAGTCGTACTTCAGCTTCAAGTTCAATCCGCATGCGATCCCTGAGCTGCCTAAGCCGGTGCCGAAGTTCGAAATCTTCGTCTACTCGCCGCGTGTCGAAGGCGTGCACCTGCGCTTTGGCAACGTGGCACGCGGTGGCCTGCGCTGGTCCGACCGTGAAGAAGACTTCCGTACCGAAGTGCTCGGCCTGGTAAAAGCCCAGCAAGTGAAGAACTCGGTGATCGTGCCGGTGGGCGCCAAGGGCGGCTTCCTGCCGCGTCGCCTGCCATTGGGCGGCACCCGGGACGAGATCGCGGCCGAGGGCATCGCCTGCTACCGCATCTTCATTTCCGGCCTGTTGGACATCACCGACAACCTGAAAGACGGCGCCCTGGTGCCACCGGCCAACGTCGTGCGCCATGACGACGATGACCCCTACCTGGTAGTGGCGGCGGACAAGGGCACTGCGACCTTCTCCGACATCGCCAACGGCATTGCCATCGACTACGGCTTCTGGCTGGGCGATGCGTTTGCCTCCGGTGGTTCCGCCGGTTACGACCACAAGAAAATGGGCATCACCGCCAAGGGCGCGTGGGTCGGTGTGCAGCGCCACTTCCGTGAGCGCGGCATCAATGTGCAGGAAGACAGCATCACCGTGGTCGGTGTCGGCGATATGGCCGGTGACGTGTTCGGTAACGGCTTGCTGATGTCCGACAAGCTGCAACTGGTCGCGGCCTTCAACCACCTGCACATCTTTATCGACCCTAACCCGACCCCGGCCAACAGCTTCGCTGAACGTCAGCGCCTGTTCGACCTGCCGCGCTCGGCCTGGACCGACTACGACACCAGCATCATGTCCGAAGGCGGCGGTATCTTCTCGCGCAGCGCGAAGAGCATTGCGATCTCGCCACAGATGAAAGAACGCTTCGACATTTCAGCCGACAAGCTGACCCCGACCGAGCTGCTGAACGCCTTGCTCAAGGCACCGGTGGACCTGTTGTGGAACGGCGGCATCGGTACTTACGTCAAGGCCAGCACCGAAAGCCACGCCGATGTGGGCGACAAGGCCAACGACGCACTGCGCGTCAACGGCAATGAGCTGCGCTGCAAGGTAGTGGGCGAGGGCGGTAACCTCGGCATGACCCAGCTGGGTCGTGTGGAGTTCGGCCTCAATGGCGGCGGCTCCAACACCGACTTCATCGACAACGCCGGTGGCGTGGACTGCTCCGACCACGAAGTGAACATCAAGATCCTGCTCAACGAAGTGGTGCAGGCCGGTGACATGACCGACAAGCAGCGCAACCAGTTGCTGGCGAGCATGACCGACGAAGTCGGCAGCCTGGTGTTGGGCAACAACTACAAGCAGACCCAGGCCCTGTCCCTGGCTGCGCGCCGTGCCTACGAGCGTGCTGCCGAGTACAAGCGCCTGATGAGCGACCTGGAAGGCCGTGGCAAGCTGGACCGTGCCATCGAGTACCTGCCGACCGAGGAGCAGCTCACCGAGCGCGCTTCCACCGGCAAGGGCCTGACCCGTCCGGAGCTGTCGGTGTTGATCTCCTACAGCAAGATCGACCTCAAGGAAGCCTTGCTCAAGTCGCTGGTGCCGGATGACGACTACCTGACCCGTGACATGGAGACCGCGTTCCCACCGAGCCTGGTCGCCAAGTTCGGTGAAGCGATGCGTCGCCATCGCCTGAAGCGCGAGATCGTCAGCACCCAGATCGCCAACGACCTGGTCAACCACATGGGCATCACCTTCGTGCAGCGGCTCAAAGAGTCGACCGGCATGAGCCCGGCGAATGTGGCGGGCGCTTATGTGATCGTGCGCGACATCTTCCACCTCCCGCACTGGTTCCGTCAGATCGAAGCCCTGGACCACCAGGTTTCCGCCGACGTGCAACTGGAGCTGATGGATGAGCTGATGCGCCTGGGCCGCCGCGCTACGCGCTGGTTCCTGCGCAGCCGTCGCAACGAGCAGGACGCCGGGCGTGATACCGCGCACTTCGGTCCGCACCTGGCGGCGTTGGGCCTCAAACTCGACGAACTGCTGGAAGGTCCGACCCGCGAAGGCTGGCAGACCCGCTACCAGGCGTACACCGAAGCCGGTGTACCTGAGCTGTTGGCGCGCATGGTTGCAGGTACGACTCACCTGTACACCTTGCTGCCGATCATCGAAGCCGCCGACGTCACCGGGCATGATGCCGCCGAAGTGGCCAAGGCCTACTTCGCCGTCGGCAGCGCCCTGGACTTGCCGTGGTACCTGCAGCAGATCAGCGATCTGCCGGTGGGCAACAACTGGCAGGCCCAGGCCCGCGAAGCCTTCCGCGACGACGTGGACTGGCAGCAACGGGCGATCACCATTTCGGTACTGCAAATGGCCGACGCGCCACACGACATGGAAGCCCGCGTGGCCCTGTGGCTTGAGCAGCACCAGGACATGGCTGATCGCTGGCGCGCCATGATGGTGGAAATTCGTGCCGCAGTCGGCACGGACTACGCCATGTACGCGGTGGCCAACCGTGAGTTGCTGGACCTGGCGTTGAGTGGTCAGTCGGTGCTGCAACCGGCGTGA